The Shewanella pealeana ATCC 700345 genome contains the following window.
TTGGTTTGAATAACTTGATGCCTGCATTTGAAGAGCAGCTGACAGCTGATGAGATCTTGGCTATTGGTGCTTACATTACTGAACAACGCCTTGAATACGATGCCAAACTCGCAGCACTTGATCCTGAGTCAGTAAAGCGTGGTGAATACCTAGTTAATGCAGGCGATTGTGTTGCCTGCCATAGCTCAGAAGGCGGTGAGCGATTCGCGGGTGGCTTGCCATTCAAAACACCTTTTGGCACGGTATATTCAACCAATATTACCCCCCATGTGAGTGAAGGCATTGGTAGCGACAATTATGCCGACTTCAAAGCGGCGTTATTTGATGGTAAAGGCCGCCATGGTTATCTCTACCCTGCAATGCCTTACACCTCTTATCAATATTTAAAAGAGCAGGACACCCAAGATCTGTGGAGCTATTTGCAGTCGATTACAGCAGTCGCAAGGCAAAACGATAAGAATGAGATGATCTTCCCGTCGAATATCCGTACCGGATTATTAGCTTGGAATTTGGTGTTTATGGATACCAATCCACTTTCTTATGAGGCGCCCAAGCATGCTCAACTCACTGAGCAAGAGTTAAAGGAGTGGCAACGAGGTAAATACTGGGTGATGGGGCTCGGGCATTGTAGCGAATGTCATACTCCACGAAATTTAGCTCAGGCATTAATACCTGAACAAATATTCCAAGGTAACTTGATTGATGGTTGGAACGCCCCAGATATCAGCGCCAAAGAGCTCTATCAAGATAGATGGGATATCGAGTCGTTAACTGACTTTTTGCACACAGGGCACTCGTCTAAAGGCTCTGCATTTGCTGGTATGGCAGATGTAGTGAAAAACAGTACTAGTTTAATGACACGCAAGGATATTAGGACTATCTCTCGTTACCTGCTAGTGGGGGATAAGAACAACACCATTCCAGCTAATACTAAGCAACTTAACCCAGCAGGCTTTACCCAAGAGGCGTATGCCGATAAGCAGTTTAATGCTTATTCATTGTATGCAGAGACTTGTGGAGCCTGTCATGGTGAAGATGGTAAAGGTCGTGACCCCATAGCGCCAACCTTATTGAATAACGGCATTATCATGCACAGTGACCCGTTCAATACGATAGCGGTGACGATACGTGGACTTTCGCCAACGTATTTAGATGAAGAGCGTAACTTCATGCCGATGACTAGTTTTCAAAATGTATTGACCGACACTGAGCTGGCTAATCTTATTAGTTTTGTACGCTACTATTTAGGCGATAGAAAAGAGCCCGTTACCGCAGAGCAAGTTAAGGCTGTGCGTCAACAACTCGAAAAGGCAGGTTTTGCAGGTAATCTACACACCACGCCTGATATGTATGACCACAAAGATGGTGATATTGATATCGACTAGCTAAGGTTAATAAGGGCTTGGACAATATGAGTTGATGACGGTTATGGTTTTAATTCTGGCAGTCAAATTACAGACATGAAAAAGCCGCTTAAATTTCTTTAAGCGGCTTATCAAAATTGGTGGCCCCTCACGGACTTGAACCGTGGACCTGACGATTATGAGTCGTATGCTCTAACCAACTGAGCTAAGGGGCCGACTTAAGATAGTCGTCACTATCGAAAGCGAAAAGAAGTATACGAGGTTTATAAGCGCTTGTCACCTGCGTTTTAGCTAGAAATGTCGTTATAAATGCACGACTGCTTATCTGTTAATCAATCTAGCTTAGTGCTTGTTTCATTTGAGCAAAAAAAAGCTGCCCTTAGGCAGCTTTCTGTTTGATATCGAGTATTTCTTTAACGATTACTCGGCTATTTCCTATTCGTCTAGGAACGACTTTAAGATCTCAGAGCGAGAAGGGTGACGCAACTTACGTAGCGCTTTAGCTTCAATCTGACGAATACGCTCACGTGTTACGTCAAACTGCTTACCCACTTCTTCTAGAGTGTGGTCAGTATTCATGTCGATACCGAAACGCATACGCAGTACTTTAGCTTCACGAGCTGTTAGGCCCGCTAGTACTTCGTGAGTTGCGTTCTTCAAGCTTTCGCCTGTCGCAGAGTCCAATGGTAGCTCGAGGGTAGTATCCTCGATGAAATCACCTAAGTGCGAATCTTCATCGTCACCAATTGGTGTTTCCATTGAGATCGGCTCTTTAGCGATCTTAAGTACCTTACGGATCTTATCTTCAGGCATTAACATGCGCTCTGCCAACTCTTCAGGAGAAGGTTCACGACCCATCTCTTGCAACATTTGGCGAGAGATACGGTTAAGCTTGTTGATAGTCTCAATCATATGCACTGGAATACGGATCGTTCTTGCTTGGTCAGCAATAGAACGAGTGATCGCCTGACGGATCCACCAAGTTGCATAAGTAGAGAACTTATAACCACGACGGTATTCGAACTTATCTACCGCTTTCATCAGACCGATGTTACCTTCTTGAATTAGATCCAAGAACTGTAGACCACGGTTGGTGTACTTTTTAGCGATAGAGATTACTAGACGTAAGTTCGCTTCAACCATCTCTTTCTTCGCACGACGAGCTTTCGCTTCACCGATTGACATACGACGGTTAATATCTTTGATTGCACCGATAGCTAGACCAGTTTCAACTTCAATTGCATCAAGCTTTGCACGACAACGTTGTACATCGAACTCAACCATTTGTAGACCTTCTACATATGGCTTGCCTGATGCAAGTTCATCGTTGAACCATTCGATGCTGCTTTCATTGCTAGTGTAAACTTTGACGAAGTTCTTCTTCGGCATTTTGGCTTGTTCAACACAAAGCTTCATGATCAAACGTTCTTGAACACGGACTTTGTCCATCATAGAGCGCATGTTCTTAACTAAGCGGTCAAACTGCTTAGGCATCAAACGGAACTCTTTGAAGATCTCGCCAATTTCGAATAGTGCTACGGTCGACTCTGGGTGACCACGGCCTTTGTCTGCAATAATTCTTAATGCATTTTCATGGGCTAGACGAAGTGTTGTAAACTTCTCTTTAGCTTCTTCAGGATCAGGACCTTTTGGACCTTCCTCTTCTTCGTCATCGTCATCGTCATCATCGTCATCGTCATCTTCATCATCCAATTCATCATCAGATAACTCAGAACCAACATGAGTAGCTGTTGGCGCGACATCTTCTGCATTTGGATCAACAAATCCAGAGATGATGTCAGAAAGTCTAACTTCTTCAGCTTCGTAGCGATCGTATTGTTCAAGGATCATCGCAATCGCTTGCGGATATTCCGCAACAGATGCTTGAACCGTGTTAATACCTTCTTCGATACGCTTAGCGATAACAATCTCGCCTTCACGTGTTAGAAGTTCAACTGTACCCATTTCACGCATGTACATGCGCACTGGGTCAGTAGTACGACCTAATTCTGCTTCAACTGTTGCAAGCGCAGCAGCGGCTTCTTCTGCAGCATCGTCATCGGTGCTGTCTTCAGACATCATGATTTCATCAGCATCCGGAGCCTGTTCATAGACTCGAATACCCATGTCATTGATCATCTGGATAATATCTTCAATCTGGTCAGAATCGACCATGTCTGCAGGTAAGTGATCGTTCACTTCTGCATAGGTTAAGTAACCTTGCTCTTTACCTTTGGCGAGCAACAATTTAAGTTGCGACTGCGGAGTATGATCCATAGATATCATCCAAGTTGGGAAACTGTTAAAACGACGGGGCAAAAAACAGCCACGCAAGTCGTCAATTATAGCCTTCGGCGCTTCTCTGTGCTAGTCCAAGTGTTTACTTTTGAGGCTGAAATTTAACTAAGCCTTGTTTTTAATCACTGAAATTAGCTTACTAAGCTGTAACCGCTCTTCTTTCGTGAGGTTCTGCTTCATACTCAGCTCTTGGTATCGTTGCTCAAGATACTGGTTGTTTAACCACACGAGTGTTTCTTTTAACTTTTGAAGCAAGTTTTCATCCGCCACTTGATGATCCCATTGGGTCAGTTTTTTTAGGGTGCTGAATTGGTTATCGCCCCTGAACTGTTCAAGTAGTTGTGCGCTGCTTATCACTTGTCCGCGAGTTAAATCTAATACAAGGGTCAGCAAGTCAATGCCGGCCATCTGTATATGTTTTAGCGCTGGTTGCTCAGGTAGTTTTTCACCTAAGCGTGGGTGCTGTACTAACAATGCAATGGCTAATCGCAATGGGGTACCGCGCCCTTTCAACGCTTTGTGCTGACTAGGCTTTTCAGCCGCTTTAGCTGAAAAATTAAATTTTCGCTTAAGTTCGTCTGCACCATTCATTCTTAGCTTATGTGCTAAATCTTCGAGTAACAGGCTCTGTAATACAGTGTCCTGCACTTTCTCTATAAGTTTAATGGCATTTTTTGCCAAAACACTCTTATCTTCGTTGGCGTAGGTTTTTGCCAGATTTTCGAACAAAAACTCGGGTAGTGCCATTGCCTGGTCAATTTGGGCTTCAAACTGCTCTTTGCCAATCTGTCTTACCAGCGTATCGGGATCTTCTCCCTCAGGCAGGAACATGAATCGAACTTGATTACCAGGCTTTAATAACGGCAGGGCCGTTTCTAGTGCTCGCCATGCGGCTTCTTTACCGGCTTTATCGCCGTCGTAGCAGCAGATGACTTCTTTTGCACTGCGAAGTAATAACTGAAATTGATCCGCTGTTGTAGAGGTGCCTAAGGAGGCGACCGCATAATCAACATCAAATTGTGCCAAAGCTACAACGTCCATATAGCCTTCAACAATCAAGACTCTTTGTGGATCACGGTGCCGCTGCTTTAATTCATAGAGGCCGTAGAGCTCATTACCCTTATGAAATATGGGCGTTTCTGGAGAATTCAAGTACTTTGGGGTACCGTCTCCTAAAACTCGGCCGCCGAAGCCGATGACTCGCCCGCGCCTATCTCTAATAGGGAACATCAATCGGTCACGGAATCGGTCGTAACGCTTACCGCTGTCATTCTCGATGACCATACCTGCGGTTAATAGCTTGTCTTGCGAATCTTGATTTTGGCGGTAACGGCTGAGTAAGCCATCCCAACCATCGGGAGCAAAACCGATATTGAAGTGTTCAACCACTTCTTTTGTAAGGCCTCGATGATCAAGGTAATCAAGGACTTTTTGTTTGTCTGTGTTTTGTCTTAGCTGATTTTGAAAGAAGTTACTGGCTTCTTCCATTAACTGATATAAATCACGGCTTAGTTCTTGGTCGCGTGGTTTACCTGTGCCTTGTTCCCTAGGGACTTCTAATCCGAGTTGTCCGGCGAGTTCTTCAATGGCATCAACAAAGTCGAGTCGGTCATATTCCATGACAAAATCGATGACGTTGCCGTGCGCGCCGCAGCCAAAACAATGATAGAACTGTTTATCTCTGCTAACGGTGAAAGAGGGAGATTTTTCGCTATGAAAAGGACAACAGGCAGAGTGGTTTTTACCCGCCTTTTTAAGGGGCACTTTGGGGTCGATTAAATCGACAATATCAGTGCGAGCTACTAGCTCATTAATAAAATCACGAGGTATCGCCATTAGAGTTGTAAAATGCCGCCTTATTACGTGAGATCAAAAGTTACGTGAAATCAAACGTTTCGTGAAGTCAAATTTGGGAACTTCGAAAACAAACAAGCCGCGCAGAAGCACGGCTCATTCATGCAATAAAACTAAAGTTACTTGAGTTTTGCACGGATCATAGCGCCAATTGCCGCCATGTCAGCTCTACCCATTACCTTTGGTTTTAATGCTCCCATTACTTTACCCATATCCGCCATGGTGGATGCGCCCATCTCAACGATGCTTGCATCAACTAACGCGGTGATTTCCTCTTGTGAAAGAGGCTGAGGCAAAAACTTTTCTAAAACTAGAATTTCTTCTGCTTCTATCTGCGCTAGTTCGTCACGGCCTGCTGCTTCATATTGAGCAATAGAATCGCGACGCTGTTTTACCATTTTGGTTAAGACCGCTATAGCTTGGTCGTTAGTCAGAGTTTCGCGGGTATCCACTTCAATCTGTTTAACGGCGGCTAGTGCCATACGAATCGTCCCCAAGCGCAGCTTTTCTTTCGCGCGCATGGCTTCTTTCATTTGGTCTTTTAGCTGATCAACTAGGCTCATAATGAGATTAGTATAAACGTACGCGACGTGCGTTTTCGCGAGAAAGCTTCTTAGCTAGACGCTTAACTGCAGCGGCTTTAGCACGCTTACGTGCAGTAGTTGGCTTCTCGTAGAATTCACGAGCGCGAACGTCAGCTAAGATACCAGCTTTTTCACAAGAGCGCTTGAAACGACGTAGAGCTACGTCGAATGGTTCGTTTTCACGTACTTTAATAATTGGCATACGCCATCACCCCTTAGGTGTCGGTTGTATTGAGACAATTACTTGACTCAGATTATTTAAAAATGGTGCGGAATTCTATACCGACTCGTACCCTCTTGTAAACCCCTTATAGCGATCAGAATGAGGCATATTAGGCGATATTATCCGCAGACCGTGATAGGACTATGGAGTAATTAAAGCACAGCAGGTAGAATTAGCGGTAATTATGTCAACCGAAGACGAGAAATAATGCGGGTTTTAGGTATAGAAACATCCTGTGATGAAACAGGGATTGCGGTTTATGATGATAAAAAGGGCTTGCTGTCGCATGCGCTTTACAGTCAGGTTAAATTGCATGCCGACTATGGTGGGGTTGTGCCGGAGTTGGCCTCTCGCGACCATGTTCGCAAAATTGTACCTTTAATACGCCAAGCGTTAGCGGATGCTGGCATGACTATCGAGGATATCGATGGTATCGCTTATACCAAAGGTCCTGGACTGATAGGAGCACTGTTGGTGGGGGCTTGTGTGGGGCGTGCCTTGGCATTTTCATGGGATAAGCCTGCAATTGGTGTACATCATATGGAAGGTCACTTGCTAGCTCCTATGCTGGAAGATGACGTACCTGAGTTTCCATTTTTAGCGTTATTAGTTTCAGGCGGTCACTCCATGATTGTTGGCGTGGAAGGCATTGGGCGCTATACGGTACTGGGTGAGTCAGTTGATGACGCCGCGGGTGAAGCATTCGATAAAACCGCTAAGCTGATGGGGCTCGATTACCCTGGTGGCCCAAGGCTTTCTAAGCTTGCCGCTAAGGGAGTGCCAAACAGCTATCGTTTCCCACGTCCAATGACTGACAAACCTGGCCTTAATATGAGCTTCTCAGGCCTTAAAACCTTTGCGGCTAATACTATTGCGGCCGAGCCAAAAGATGAGCAGACGCGTGCCAACATCGCCTGTGCCTTTGAAGAGGCGGTTGTCGATACGTTAGCAATTAAGTGTAAGCGTGCTTTAAAGCAAACGGGTTATAAGAACCTAGTGATAGCGGGCGGCGTAAGTGCTAATACTCGACTTCGTTCATCTTTGGCTGAAATGATGCAGGGCCTTGGCGGTAAGGTATACTACCCGCGTGGTGAGTTCTGTACCGATAACGGCGCAATGATCGCTTATGCGGGCCTGCAGCGTCTTAAAGCGGGACAAGTTGAAGGCTTGGAAGTAAAAGGGCAGCCAAGATGGCCACTCGATACGCTAGAGCCTGTAGATTAAGCTTGTAAATTCGATACGAAAACGGCGCTCATTGAGCGCCGTTTTTTATTTCTCAACAGTATATGCTGAAGGTATTAGAAGCCGTGGTTAGCGTTACTTACGCGAAACCAGCCTGCGATGCTATATCTGTTCACTTCGGTGCGTAGGACTTCGTGGGGGAAGCGCTCGCTTAAGAACACCACCCATTTACCAAATTCTGGCGCAATGGTTTCAATCTTGTTGTCATTTTCATCATAAACGACCAACTCACCAGCATGCTCAGGCTGCCAGCCCTGATTAAGAAAGAGTACGGATGTTAGGATTCGATTTCTGGAACCTTGTAAAACGTCAGAGTGCTTTTGATAGAAAGCTCCGGGCTCATAGATGGCGTAATGGCTTTCAAAATCAAATAGCCCCATAAACAGGCGCTTGTTCATGCCTTCACGCAGTTGTGTCATCAGCTCTAAATAGAGCTTATCTGCAGGACGCTGCTCAGACAGCCAACGGATTTGGTCGCTGCGAATGGTATCGACGAGTTGTTGCTCGCCGCCACGACCAATTGCAGCAGGGCGGAAATCATCCCAAGTTGCATTCTTAGAACTCTGTAATAACTGCTCACATACAGATGACGGTAGTGTGTCGGACAGAACGATATAGCCGGTTTCAACCAATGCATCGGCAATGGTATCCATCACGGCTTCACTTAATTGTGGAACCATAAAAAAGGTACTCAAAAAAAGAGAACACGATAGCTTTACTGGCAGGCTCATAAGAAAAGAGCACTGTATTCGAGGTAGTGTTAGAACGGGTAGTTTACTTGGAAAAACGGGCTACCCAGTCAAAAATCGGCGCAATTATAAGTTGCGTTTGTTAAAAAGCAATCGGAGAAAGTATAGATAGATTTAGTTAAAACGCCATTGTGCAAAAATTAATTCTTGCTAAGAATTAATTTTATAAAAGAGGTAAGTAGTTAAAGCTTAACGAAAGTCGTTTTGATGTGCTTGTAACTAGTTGATTTTAACTGTGAAGATTTGTTAAGTCTTCTTGCGGGAGACCTTAGATTCCTCACCTTTGAGCAGTCGCTTAATATTATCTTTATGGCGGATAACGATTAGCGTCGACAGCATGGCAACAGGAATCGTAAACCTGTCATCAAGCCACCAAGTGTAAACTGGAGCCAGCAGCGCAGTGCAGATGGCGGCAAAGGAGGAATAACGAGTGACTAAAACCAGCACAATCCATGAGGCCATGAGGCAAAGCGCTAAGTCATGGCCGATGGGGGCCATGGCACCAAAAGCGGTAGCGACGCCTTTGCCGCCTTTAAAGCCAAAAAAGATTGGGAATATATGCCCAAGACAAGCTGCTATGGCAATAACGCCAAGTGCGATGGGATCGACGCC
Protein-coding sequences here:
- the dnaG gene encoding DNA primase: MAIPRDFINELVARTDIVDLIDPKVPLKKAGKNHSACCPFHSEKSPSFTVSRDKQFYHCFGCGAHGNVIDFVMEYDRLDFVDAIEELAGQLGLEVPREQGTGKPRDQELSRDLYQLMEEASNFFQNQLRQNTDKQKVLDYLDHRGLTKEVVEHFNIGFAPDGWDGLLSRYRQNQDSQDKLLTAGMVIENDSGKRYDRFRDRLMFPIRDRRGRVIGFGGRVLGDGTPKYLNSPETPIFHKGNELYGLYELKQRHRDPQRVLIVEGYMDVVALAQFDVDYAVASLGTSTTADQFQLLLRSAKEVICCYDGDKAGKEAAWRALETALPLLKPGNQVRFMFLPEGEDPDTLVRQIGKEQFEAQIDQAMALPEFLFENLAKTYANEDKSVLAKNAIKLIEKVQDTVLQSLLLEDLAHKLRMNGADELKRKFNFSAKAAEKPSQHKALKGRGTPLRLAIALLVQHPRLGEKLPEQPALKHIQMAGIDLLTLVLDLTRGQVISSAQLLEQFRGDNQFSTLKKLTQWDHQVADENLLQKLKETLVWLNNQYLEQRYQELSMKQNLTKEERLQLSKLISVIKNKA
- the plsY gene encoding glycerol-3-phosphate 1-O-acyltransferase PlsY — encoded protein: MTATVLTIVMILAAYLAGSISSAVLVCKMRGLPDPRSQGSGNPGATNVLRIGGVSSAALVLFFDMLKGAAPAYLAFRLGVDPIALGVIAIAACLGHIFPIFFGFKGGKGVATAFGAMAPIGHDLALCLMASWIVLVLVTRYSSFAAICTALLAPVYTWWLDDRFTIPVAMLSTLIVIRHKDNIKRLLKGEESKVSRKKT
- a CDS encoding 2OG-Fe(II) oxygenase, with product MVPQLSEAVMDTIADALVETGYIVLSDTLPSSVCEQLLQSSKNATWDDFRPAAIGRGGEQQLVDTIRSDQIRWLSEQRPADKLYLELMTQLREGMNKRLFMGLFDFESHYAIYEPGAFYQKHSDVLQGSRNRILTSVLFLNQGWQPEHAGELVVYDENDNKIETIAPEFGKWVVFLSERFPHEVLRTEVNRYSIAGWFRVSNANHGF
- a CDS encoding GatB/YqeY domain-containing protein, coding for MSLVDQLKDQMKEAMRAKEKLRLGTIRMALAAVKQIEVDTRETLTNDQAIAVLTKMVKQRRDSIAQYEAAGRDELAQIEAEEILVLEKFLPQPLSQEEITALVDASIVEMGASTMADMGKVMGALKPKVMGRADMAAIGAMIRAKLK
- a CDS encoding c-type cytochrome, giving the protein MTVFWNIWVVGFIAIFLIFMALVIVKYWRDNHSADKNKTIDTFDGIDENDAPPPRLLFISYLVAFAISAVFLVLYPGLGNWKGLMGWQQSDDALSSPVTDLTMEMATLNDKSLLALANNKTVTASGASLFENHCAACHRRNAQGQKHFPNLIDNEWLYGGTQSDILDSIKKGRHGAMPGWKGVLSEDQITKMAYYIASLQPKRRNLNAPQVKIDLGKDIFAEYCASCHGDGTVANTQIGAPLLNDAIWLHGGSIEEIKHTIDFGLNNLMPAFEEQLTADEILAIGAYITEQRLEYDAKLAALDPESVKRGEYLVNAGDCVACHSSEGGERFAGGLPFKTPFGTVYSTNITPHVSEGIGSDNYADFKAALFDGKGRHGYLYPAMPYTSYQYLKEQDTQDLWSYLQSITAVARQNDKNEMIFPSNIRTGLLAWNLVFMDTNPLSYEAPKHAQLTEQELKEWQRGKYWVMGLGHCSECHTPRNLAQALIPEQIFQGNLIDGWNAPDISAKELYQDRWDIESLTDFLHTGHSSKGSAFAGMADVVKNSTSLMTRKDIRTISRYLLVGDKNNTIPANTKQLNPAGFTQEAYADKQFNAYSLYAETCGACHGEDGKGRDPIAPTLLNNGIIMHSDPFNTIAVTIRGLSPTYLDEERNFMPMTSFQNVLTDTELANLISFVRYYLGDRKEPVTAEQVKAVRQQLEKAGFAGNLHTTPDMYDHKDGDIDID
- the rpoD gene encoding RNA polymerase sigma factor RpoD, producing the protein MDHTPQSQLKLLLAKGKEQGYLTYAEVNDHLPADMVDSDQIEDIIQMINDMGIRVYEQAPDADEIMMSEDSTDDDAAEEAAAALATVEAELGRTTDPVRMYMREMGTVELLTREGEIVIAKRIEEGINTVQASVAEYPQAIAMILEQYDRYEAEEVRLSDIISGFVDPNAEDVAPTATHVGSELSDDELDDEDDDDDDDDDDDEEEEGPKGPDPEEAKEKFTTLRLAHENALRIIADKGRGHPESTVALFEIGEIFKEFRLMPKQFDRLVKNMRSMMDKVRVQERLIMKLCVEQAKMPKKNFVKVYTSNESSIEWFNDELASGKPYVEGLQMVEFDVQRCRAKLDAIEVETGLAIGAIKDINRRMSIGEAKARRAKKEMVEANLRLVISIAKKYTNRGLQFLDLIQEGNIGLMKAVDKFEYRRGYKFSTYATWWIRQAITRSIADQARTIRIPVHMIETINKLNRISRQMLQEMGREPSPEELAERMLMPEDKIRKVLKIAKEPISMETPIGDDEDSHLGDFIEDTTLELPLDSATGESLKNATHEVLAGLTAREAKVLRMRFGIDMNTDHTLEEVGKQFDVTRERIRQIEAKALRKLRHPSRSEILKSFLDE
- the rpsU gene encoding 30S ribosomal protein S21, encoding MPIIKVRENEPFDVALRRFKRSCEKAGILADVRAREFYEKPTTARKRAKAAAVKRLAKKLSRENARRVRLY
- the tsaD gene encoding tRNA (adenosine(37)-N6)-threonylcarbamoyltransferase complex transferase subunit TsaD, translated to MRVLGIETSCDETGIAVYDDKKGLLSHALYSQVKLHADYGGVVPELASRDHVRKIVPLIRQALADAGMTIEDIDGIAYTKGPGLIGALLVGACVGRALAFSWDKPAIGVHHMEGHLLAPMLEDDVPEFPFLALLVSGGHSMIVGVEGIGRYTVLGESVDDAAGEAFDKTAKLMGLDYPGGPRLSKLAAKGVPNSYRFPRPMTDKPGLNMSFSGLKTFAANTIAAEPKDEQTRANIACAFEEAVVDTLAIKCKRALKQTGYKNLVIAGGVSANTRLRSSLAEMMQGLGGKVYYPRGEFCTDNGAMIAYAGLQRLKAGQVEGLEVKGQPRWPLDTLEPVD